Genomic segment of Aphelocoma coerulescens isolate FSJ_1873_10779 unplaced genomic scaffold, UR_Acoe_1.0 HiC_scaffold_65, whole genome shotgun sequence:
ATTTGCTTAAGCCTCCCCTTAGGAGACAGGAAGAGGATGCGGACTCGGAAGGAACACCAGCGCCAACCCCCTCTCCCCCGGGCAGTCCTGTCTCGTCCCGAACCAGGAAACAGGTActgatggcacccctgagagaggcGGTGGCACCTGATGGGGATACAATGTTGATTAGAGTACCTTTCTCTACTGCTGACCTAGATGCATGGTATAATATTGCCAAAAATTACCGAAATGATCCAGCAAGTACTGCTGAGCGCTTGCGACTTATAATTAAACAGCATAATCCAGATTGGGCTGATATACAATTGTTATTAGGTGgactaacagagacagaaagacagttagttttgaaaacagctcgAGACTTGGCAGAGGACTATTACAAAACGCAACAATTAGATGTAAAAGAttacttcccactccaggaaccacactggaatccgaatagaacagctgaattaaagaaattaaaaggttatCAAGAATGGATAGCAAAAGGGGTGGAAAGGGCTATTCCCAAGACCCTAAACTGGTCAGCTTTGTACGCAATAAGACAGGGTCCTTCCGAGTCACCATCCGAATTCCTGGATCGTCTGAGGGATGCAATGCGCCGTAACACATCGCTGGATCCTGGGACCGAGGTAGGGGTACAACAGCTAGTATCTTTGTTTATAGGGCAATCCACAGGAGATATCAGACGTAAATTACAGAAACTTCAGGGGCCAGAAGGGAGGAATTTAGAAACTCTCTTAGATGCAGCTTGGAGGGTATTCAGTAATCGAGAAGAAAGCTACAAGCAAGGGATGAGGAGATTAGTAGCAGTGGTAGAAGAAGGGAATAGAGGAAAACTTAGACAAGGACCCCCCAGACGAGGACCTCCCAGACAGGGCCCACCCCGGCTAGGTAGAGACCAATGCGCGATTTGTGGAAGGTCTGGccattggaaaaatgagtgcccagaaagaagacaagaagaccgccagaacagaggaaaccgaggaagggggagggtggttgcACATGTGAAAGAAGACTGAAGAGGACCGGGGGATTCCACCCTAGCAGATCCACTGGTTATAATGAAGCTAggggacaaggaaaaagaaatagaatttttagTGGATACGGGGGCagcatattcagttttaaataaagctttgatGCCTGTGGAGAATGactatattgtggtacacgGAGCAACTGGCCaatctgaaaaagcttatttttgtaagccattgaaatataaaattgggaaacaatggggtattcacaagtttctatatttacccaattctccaaaagcactcTTGGGAAGAGACTTATTAGAACAATTACAAGCAaccattatttttaggaatgggGAAGTTATTCTGGAGGTAAATGACCAACAGTACATAGAGATACTGAGCCTAATATTAACAACCAAAGGCCCTGTGGAGGAAATCAGGGAAGAGATAATAAGCCAGgtgttcccaggagtctgggccacagatgtacctgggagagccaaaaatgcaaccccaatacagatcaaactcaaagaagggaaacaaccagttagaattaaacagtatccccttaaaagggaagacagggaaggaattggcccaataattgaaaaattcttacagttggGATTGTTAAAAGAGTGCCAATCTGATTTTAATACTCCTATCCTGCCTGTCCGTAAACCCGATGGATCTTACCGGGTGGTCCAGGATTTACGGGCTGTTAATAAGATAACTGAGGATCTCTATCCTGTGGTGGCAAACCCTTACACTCTGTTAACATGCTTAACACCAGAACTAACCTGGTTTACTGCTTTAGATCtaaaggatgccttcttttgcctccctctccatgaagccagccagaaaatttttgcattcgaatgggaaagccctaagagtgggcgcaaaacccagctcacatggacggtgttgcctcagggatttaagaacagtcccACCTTGTTTGGAGAACAGCTCGCAAAAGACAtagagtcctgggaagccccaccaggagaagggaagctattGCAGTACGTGGATGATCTCCTAATAGCTACCCGAACAGAGGAAGCTTGCACAGCCTGGACGGTAAGCCTCTTAAACTTCTTGGGACTCCAAGGGTACAGGGTAtccaagaaaaaggctcaggtggTGAAACGGAAAGTGATCTATCTAGGCTATGAAGTCAGTGCTGGGCAACGAACTTTGGGGCAAGATCGCAAAGAAGCGATATGccaaaccccaaagccccagaCAGCGAAAGAGTTACggacttttctggggatgacGGGGTGGTGCAGATTGTGGATTTACAATTACGGACTGCTCGTGAAACCATTATATGAACtcattacaaaggaaagcagagatctccagtggacaaaggaggccacgcgggccttcagccagctaaagaatgccctcatgtcagctccagctctaggacTCCCAGACGTGAGTAagccattctttctattttcccatgagaagcaagggatcgccctgggaatactagcacaggacctgggcccataccgacgggcagttgcttatttctctaagcagctagatgcagcagccaaaggatggcctgggtgcctcagagctgttgcagcagtCGTGCTAAACATCCAAGAAGCACGCAAGTTCACCTTGGgtcagagaatgactgtactggTATCCCACACGGTGTCTGcggtgctggaagtgaaaggtgggcactggctctccccacaaaggttcctgaaatatcaagccatcatggtggaacaagatgatgtagaaatagtggtaactaacattgtcaatccagcttcctttctcagtggaaatcaaggGGAACCGGTACGCCATGATTGCCTGGAGACCATCGAAGCCACCTACTCCAGCCGCCCGGATCTGAAGGATACCCCTTTAGACAACGCAGAGACCTGGtttactgatgggagcagctacatcatcagtggaaagcgacatgctgggtatgcagttaccacctgccaggaggtgatagaatccggacccctgccaacaaacacctctgcacaaaaggctgaaataatcgcCCTAACTCGTGCCTTagagatggcaaaaggaaagaaaataaacatctatacAGACTCAAGGTATGCGTTTGGAGTTGTACACGCACACggggccatttggaaagaaagaggactgttaaattcgcatggaaagaacatcaaacatgcagaagaaataatgcggctgttggaagcagtccagctacctgagaaagtagcaatcatgcacataagggcacatcaaaaggtgagctcagaattggaagaaggaaatgaactggcggacagagaggcaaaagaagcagcaaaaggtgaagtAACAACAACTGGGGCCTTGATCCCAGATGGACAACTTTCCCTAGAGGGTAAGccaacatataataaaaaagacaagaaattgattaaagatgaaaagggaacatttaaccaagagggatgggctatcactgcaggggaaaaagtagTTGTTCCCTCTCATTTGCTATGGGCCGTAGTTAGAGAGGAACACCAGAAAACACACTGGGGAACAAATGCCTTATATAATTACTTAATTGAGAAAATTATCGCCAGAAACTTATACGAAACTGTTATGCAAGTAACTCGACAgtgcaacctttgcctccagactaatcccaaaaatacccctaaaCCAAAATTAGGCCAAattgggagaggccatgggccaggacagcagtggcagattgatttcacagaacttccaagaaaaggggGGTATCGATATTTGTTAGTGCtaacagatactttttcaggatggccagaagcttttcctACTAGGACCgctaaggctcgagaagtaacaAAGGTGttactacaagaaataataccGCGCTTCGGAGTTCCAGCCACaatgtcatcagataggggaccacattttatttcaagggtggTACAACAAACTAGCCAACATTTAGGCATAGACTGGGAACTCCACACTCCATATCATCCCCAGTCGAGTGgccaagtagagaaaatgaaccaTATGATTAAGCAGCAAATTGTGAGATTAGGGCAAGAAGCTAACCTACCCTGGCCCCAATCTCTCCCACTTGCATTGTTACGAATTCGGACCAAGCCCAGGATTAAGGAGAAGCTaagtccctttgaaatactttatgggAGACCATATGGGGTACAGAAAGGAATATCTACCCAAACAGGGGAAGAAACGCTAACCACCTACATGATTGCTTTAGATaaacagcttagagaaattgGAAAACATGTGGCTGGAACTCGAAGTCGAGGCCTAGACGGTCCTGTACAtggcattcagcctggagattatgtatatgttaagtctcttacagaaaagactctggaaccacagtgggaaggaccattccaggtGCTCCTCACCACTTACACCGCGattaagatcagagaacagagtgcctggattcaccatacccgagtaaagaaggctccagagaccccttggaaagtgacccctggggatgaattgaaattgaagtttactcgaacaaaatgaaaatgttagggtGGCACGCAAGTATAACCCggaaaattgtttttctcacaGTTATAATTGTAACCATCAGCCAGGAAATTATTCCTAGGGGAGAAGACATATGGTCTCAAGCCTTTATGCGGGTTACTGGActcatggggaaatattctgatttaaaaaatttaaacctgTTGACTGTAGTCATACACGGAAACCAAGTGTATACAAAGCAAgagtgggaaaaacaaagaacttggcagctccaggggactgtaggagaaaaaatcaAGATTGGATGCCGAATGATTAACGGGACTACTCACaaaaaagcaacccaaatcAGTGTCTCAACTACTTCTACAGACAAACACCGTGAAATCTGTAGTTACGCAAGTGAAGCAGACTGttggtataattttacattagtacAGACTGTGGAAGTGGTTTGTCTTTGGGGCCAAGGCAGTAATGGactctcattcaaattccagataaatgccATGGCTAGGCCCACTATGACCTACTCTGGCAATCAGATCCGAACCCAGGTCACACTACTTAAATCTGAGCCAAAGGTTTATGAGATTGGCCCTTATGTAGTGAGGAACACAGGCCAACAATTACTGCTGTTTAACCCAGAATGGTCTCTTAAGCGTGTAGaactactaatgcaaattaacatttctgaaatccaaccagcctgctcccctttaattcaaacatcccttgaagggtggacagcctggctgcagaagcAAACCCCCCTCAAGGGCAGAATGCGGAGAGACCTGAGTGGCATGCTAGGAACAGGGCTGGGAGTTATAAATGGAAttgattcagagatactgatgaataAACTGGCCACGGCAACCAGTgacctgaccaaattaaaacagcccctacaatcttccctattagcattaggaaacagccagtggcaagtctcaaaaatactcccagaccTTGCAAAAATCAGCAACCTGGATCACGaactgatattaaacacacttggcacagctcaggacaATGTCTCATTAGCCTTTAGCTGCATACAAgctcaattatggatgcagtccaCAGCTTCCTTAATCATAAGAGAGGGTAATGAAGGTGTATTTCCTATTGAGATCCGAGAGGCTGTTTGGAACAATGCtactaaattagaaagaaagctccaatcctggtggaccttGGTAAATTTCACCTATGACCCAATGACTAACATAGCTACTGCCTTTGTGCTTACGATACGGAATGCcacagtttatgtaattcatcctATTGTCGCATTGGGATTAAACCATAAAGGGACAGTTTTCTACCCCTCTGAACATAGAGTATGGGCTCGGATGGTaagagaaaaatggcaaacagTGAATTTAGAATCTTGTATTACACGGgaacaacaaggatttatctgtgaaagtaatacacTTGATGCCAGAGACATATGTCTTGATACAGAACAAGGCATATGTCACTTTGAGATCCACCCAGACACTTCACCGAAAACTGTACTCGTATATGTTGGgcaaggctgtgtgtgcttaagaaCTACCTGCACTTCAATGATGATAGATGACAATGTTATAAATGTAACTGCCAGGAatcactctaatttttgtatttgtaattttgccAAGATTGTTGGGTGTGACTTTTCGTATTTAGCACCAGTCGTATCTCATCAATTAATAAGGTCTAACTATACCGTTTACCATAAATTGCTACCCACACCTATTGGGATGAACCTAacattagtaaagcaattaGTAAAGCATCAAGACCTCATggaaattttgaaagaaatccaaagaaacggggaaaagaccttagtcactgtccattatgacacacaagaaatcagcagaattttgcaaAGAGTGAGACAAGACGCAAGTCATAACTGGTGGGACTCACTTTTCGGGTGGTCACCTACCGCAACTGGTATCCTAAATACGTTATGTCACCCCATAATTGTCTTATTAACCTTGGTTAGCACCTGTCTTGCGCTGTCTATCGCGTTACTTATTTGGAACTATAGAGTACTAAAAAGACTATCAGTCCTAACTACTTTGTCAAACGCACACGGGAAAACATTAAGAAATGCCTACCAAAAAATTCATTAGGAGAAGAATTTAagtattagtaaaagaatttactaactctttagaaaaggggggactgaatcagggggatggggagcaaaaGAATTCGTTTGttaggaacaatgcatctagcttggtcagcataccagagcaggaagaagaagataagagactgctgataaaaccagggggagtctcagacaggcatcctgcttcatcccaaaactagctcaaaccagtcccaaagcttaaacccaggccaaaggtataaaagagcatgcgcaggagagaaa
This window contains:
- the LOC138102250 gene encoding uncharacterized protein, whose product is MKMLGWHASITRKIVFLTVIIVTISQEIIPRGEDIWSQAFMRVTGLMGKYSDLKNLNLLTVVIHGNQVYTKQEWEKQRTWQLQGTVGEKIKIGCRMINGTTHKKATQISVSTTSTDKHREICSYASEADCWYNFTLVQTVEVVCLWGQGSNGLSFKFQINAMARPTMTYSGNQIRTQVTLLKSEPKVYEIGPYVVRNTGQQLLLFNPEWSLKRVELLMQINISEIQPACSPLIQTSLEGWTAWLQKQTPLKGRMRRDLSGMLGTGLGVINGIDSEILMNKLATATSDLTKLKQPLQSSLLALGNSQWQVSKILPDLAKISNLDHELILNTLGTAQDNVSLAFSCIQAQLWMQSTASLIIREGNEGVFPIEIREAVWNNATKLERKLQSWWTLVNFTYDPMTNIATAFVLTIRNATVYVIHPIVALGLNHKGTVFYPSEHRVWARMVREKWQTVNLESCITREQQGFICESNTLDARDICLDTEQGICHFEIHPDTSPKTVLVYVGQGCVCLRTTCTSMMIDDNVINVTARNHSNFCICNFAKIVGCDFSYLAPVVSHQLIRSNYTVYHKLLPTPIGMNLTLVKQLVKHQDLMEILKEIQRNGEKTLVTVHYDTQEISRILQRVRQDASHNWWDSLFGWSPTATGILNTLCHPIIVLLTLVSTCLALSIALLIWNYRVLKRLSVLTTLSNAHGKTLRNAYQKIH